The Henckelia pumila isolate YLH828 chromosome 2, ASM3356847v2, whole genome shotgun sequence genome includes a window with the following:
- the LOC140885009 gene encoding probable serine/threonine-protein kinase PBL8 isoform X1 has product MGNCGTREESAIVATAHNQTQAVQQQLQVLPVPTRNLSGLGRKHSRSTSDLSDPSTPRNLEDFRKNSLLYTHVIAFTLFELETITKSFRSDYILGEGGFGTVYKGYIDENVRVGLKSLPVAVKVLNKEGLQGHREWLTEVNFLGQLRHPNLVKLIGYCCEDDHRLLVYEFMFRGSLENHLFRKTTAPLSWSTRMMIALGAAKGLAFLHNAERPVIYRDFKTSNILLDSDYMAKLSDFGLAKAGPQGDETHVSTRVMGTYGYAAPEYVMTGHLTARSDVYSFGVVLLELLTGRKSVDKTRPSKETSLVEWARPKLNDKRKLIQIIDPRLENQYSVRASQKACSLAYYCLSQNPKARPLMSDVVETLEPLQCTSGSEVSPSSSSTPTFICSGSPFVSGRIPGYRMQS; this is encoded by the exons ATGGGCAATTGCGGCACTAGGGAGGAATCAGCCATCGTCGCCACCGCACACAACCAGACTCAAG cagTTCAACAGCAGCTCCAGGTGTTGCCAGTTCCCACCAGGAATCTATCAGGTCTAGGGAGGAAGCACAGTCGCTCTACATCAGATCTGAGTGATCCCTCCACACCCCGTAACTTGGAGGACTTTCGGAAGAACTCCTTGCTGTACACGCATGTAATTGCCTTCACCCTCTTCGAGCTCGAGACCATCACAAAAAGTTTCCGTTCTGACTACATACTTGGAGAGGGTGGCTTTGGAACGGTGTACAAAGGCTACATTGATGAGAATGTTCGGGTTGGACTCAAATCTCTCCCTGTTGCTGTTAAGGTTCTTAACAAGGAAGGCCTTCAAGGGCACCGTGAATGGCTT ACTGAGGTCAACTTCCTCGGGCAGCTCAGGCACCCAAATCTGGTGAAGTTGATTGGATATTGCTGTGAGGACGATCACAGGTTACTAGTTTATGAGTTCATGTTCCGAGGAAGCCTTGAGAATCACCTCTTTCGAA AAACAACTGCTCCACTATCTTGGTCAACAAGGATGATGATCGCTCTTGGGGCTGCTAAAGGGCTTGCTTTCCTTCATAATGCTGAAAGGCCAGTTATATATCGAGACTTCAAGACCTCAAACATTCTGCTGGACTCG GATTATATGGCAAAGCTTTCTGATTTTGGGCTTGCAAAAGCGGGGCCACAAGGTGACGAGACCCATGTATCCACTCGAGTTATGGGTACCTATGGCTATGCGGCCCCAGAATATGTCATGACCG GGCACCTTACTGCTAGGAGTGATGTCTACAGTTTTGGTGTAGTTCTTCTGGAACTATTAACGGGAAGGAAATCTGTTGACAAGACAAGGCCGAGCAAGGAAACGAGCCTGGTAGAGTGGGCCAGACCGAAACTAAACGACAAGAGGAAACTGATTCAGATAATCGATCCTAGATTAGAAAACCAGTACTCTGTAAGAGCATCACAAAAAGCTTGCAGTTTGGCATACTATTGTTTGAGCCAAAACCCGAAAGCTAGACCTTTGATGAGCGATGTAGTTGAGACATTGGAGCCTTTGCAATGCACCAGTGGTAGTGAGGTCTCACCATCTTCGTCCTCAACCCCTACATTTATATGCAGTGGCAGCCCATTTGTTTCAGGTAGGATTCCAGGTTACCGGATGCAAAGCTGA
- the LOC140885009 gene encoding probable serine/threonine-protein kinase PBL8 isoform X2: MGNCGTREESAIVATAHNQTQVQQQLQVLPVPTRNLSGLGRKHSRSTSDLSDPSTPRNLEDFRKNSLLYTHVIAFTLFELETITKSFRSDYILGEGGFGTVYKGYIDENVRVGLKSLPVAVKVLNKEGLQGHREWLTEVNFLGQLRHPNLVKLIGYCCEDDHRLLVYEFMFRGSLENHLFRKTTAPLSWSTRMMIALGAAKGLAFLHNAERPVIYRDFKTSNILLDSDYMAKLSDFGLAKAGPQGDETHVSTRVMGTYGYAAPEYVMTGHLTARSDVYSFGVVLLELLTGRKSVDKTRPSKETSLVEWARPKLNDKRKLIQIIDPRLENQYSVRASQKACSLAYYCLSQNPKARPLMSDVVETLEPLQCTSGSEVSPSSSSTPTFICSGSPFVSGRIPGYRMQS, translated from the exons ATGGGCAATTGCGGCACTAGGGAGGAATCAGCCATCGTCGCCACCGCACACAACCAGACTCAAG TTCAACAGCAGCTCCAGGTGTTGCCAGTTCCCACCAGGAATCTATCAGGTCTAGGGAGGAAGCACAGTCGCTCTACATCAGATCTGAGTGATCCCTCCACACCCCGTAACTTGGAGGACTTTCGGAAGAACTCCTTGCTGTACACGCATGTAATTGCCTTCACCCTCTTCGAGCTCGAGACCATCACAAAAAGTTTCCGTTCTGACTACATACTTGGAGAGGGTGGCTTTGGAACGGTGTACAAAGGCTACATTGATGAGAATGTTCGGGTTGGACTCAAATCTCTCCCTGTTGCTGTTAAGGTTCTTAACAAGGAAGGCCTTCAAGGGCACCGTGAATGGCTT ACTGAGGTCAACTTCCTCGGGCAGCTCAGGCACCCAAATCTGGTGAAGTTGATTGGATATTGCTGTGAGGACGATCACAGGTTACTAGTTTATGAGTTCATGTTCCGAGGAAGCCTTGAGAATCACCTCTTTCGAA AAACAACTGCTCCACTATCTTGGTCAACAAGGATGATGATCGCTCTTGGGGCTGCTAAAGGGCTTGCTTTCCTTCATAATGCTGAAAGGCCAGTTATATATCGAGACTTCAAGACCTCAAACATTCTGCTGGACTCG GATTATATGGCAAAGCTTTCTGATTTTGGGCTTGCAAAAGCGGGGCCACAAGGTGACGAGACCCATGTATCCACTCGAGTTATGGGTACCTATGGCTATGCGGCCCCAGAATATGTCATGACCG GGCACCTTACTGCTAGGAGTGATGTCTACAGTTTTGGTGTAGTTCTTCTGGAACTATTAACGGGAAGGAAATCTGTTGACAAGACAAGGCCGAGCAAGGAAACGAGCCTGGTAGAGTGGGCCAGACCGAAACTAAACGACAAGAGGAAACTGATTCAGATAATCGATCCTAGATTAGAAAACCAGTACTCTGTAAGAGCATCACAAAAAGCTTGCAGTTTGGCATACTATTGTTTGAGCCAAAACCCGAAAGCTAGACCTTTGATGAGCGATGTAGTTGAGACATTGGAGCCTTTGCAATGCACCAGTGGTAGTGAGGTCTCACCATCTTCGTCCTCAACCCCTACATTTATATGCAGTGGCAGCCCATTTGTTTCAGGTAGGATTCCAGGTTACCGGATGCAAAGCTGA
- the LOC140883433 gene encoding DNA replication licensing factor MCM6-like has product MEGYGGSGGYCLDEKAVWVENFFLEFLKKFSPEEQGGRGGGGYPPYYEAEVEAMRPNESNTMFIDFSHVMTFNNIIQKAISDEFLRFEPYLNNACKRFVMELKPTFIADDNQNKDINVAFYNLPVVKRLRELTTSEIGKLVSVSGVVTRTSEVRPELLQGTFKCLECGNVVKNVEQQFKYTEPIICMNATCYNRSKWALLRQESKFADWQRVRMQETSQEIPAGSLPRSLDVILRHDIVEQARAGDKVVFTGTVVVLPDILALASPGERAEFRREGSQRKNVNTGQEGAKGLRALGVRDLSYRLAFIANSVQICDDRRDNDIRNKRDVDEDESQQYSAEDLSEMHSMRNTPDFFNKLVDSIAPTVFGHQDIKRAILLMLLGGIHKFTHEGINLRGDINVCIVGDPSCAKSQFLKYASGLVPRSVYTSGKSSSAAGLTATVAKEPETGEFCIEAGALMLADNGICCIDEFDKMDVKDQVAIHEAMEQQTISITKAGIQATLNARTSILAAANPQGGRYDKTKPLKYNVALPPAILSRFDLVYVMIDDPDDQTDFRIAHHIVRVHQKHENALAPPFTTGQLKRYISYAKTLKPKLTSEARQCLVESYVSLRRGDAAPGSRVAYRMTVRQLEALIRLSEAIARCHLDAEVHPRHVRLAVRLLKTSIINVESSEIDLSEFQKENHEIHDNDGNDDGGRVSSRGQSHSSSETAQPESENRENGEGTASKQGKKLVISDEYFQRVTRALIMRLRQHEETVKQQGTGLAGMKQRDLIKWYVEQQNEKNVYSSSDEAAAELTKVKAIIESLIRREGYLIVLDDGRQTNEGETERAPSRHDRILDVAPNYSLD; this is encoded by the exons ATGGAGGGTTATGGCGGCAGCGGGGGATACTGTCTGGACGAGAAAGCAGTGTGGGTGGAGAACTTCTTCTTGGAGTTTCTGAAGAAATTCAGTCCGGAAGAGCAGGGCGGCCGTGGAGGCGGAGGCTATCCGCCGTACTACGAGGCTGAGGTGGAGGCGATGAGGCCCAACGAATCCAACACCATGTTCATCGATTTCTCACACGTCATGACCTTCAATAACATCATACAGAAGGCAATCTCAGATGAATTTCTCCGCTTCGAGCCTTACTTGAATAATGCCTGCAAGAGGTTTGTCATGGAGCTTAAGCCCACATTTATTGCTGATGATAATCAGAACAAGGACATTAACGTCGCGTTCTACAACCTTCCCGTGGTCAAGAG ATTGAGGGAATTGACCACTTCCGAGATAGGGAAGCTAGTGTCGGTGAGTGGCGTGGTCACTCGGACCAGTGAGGTTAGGCCCGAGCTTCTTCAGGGCACTTTCAAATGTTTGGAATGTGGAAATGTCGTTAAGAATGTTGAACAACAATTCAAGTACACCGAG CCAATTATCTGCATGAATGCAACTTGCTATAACAGATCCAAGTGGGCGTTGCTGAGACAAGAAAGCAAGTTTGCAGACTGGCAGAGGGTTCGAATGCAGGAGACTTCCCAGGAAATACCTGCTGGCTCCCTTCCCAGATCACTGGATGTCATTCTACGTCATGATATTGTTGAACAAGCTAGGGCTGGTGACAA GGTTGTATTCACTGGCACCGTGGTTGTTCTACCTGACATTCTGGCATTAGCCTCTCCAGGAGAGAGAGCTGAGTTTCGCAGAGAAGGATCTCAGCGTAAGAATGTAAATACTGGTCAAGAAGGTGCAAAAGGTCTTCGTGCCTTGGGTGTGAGAGACCTTTCTTACCGTCTTGCCTTTATAGCAAACTCGGTTCAG ATTTGTGATGACCGAAGAGATAATGACATCAGAAATAAAAGGGATGTTGATGAGGATGAAAGTCAGCAATACTCG GCAGAAGACTTGAGTGAGATGCACAGTATGAGAAACACACCTGACTTCTTTAATAAGCTTGTTGACAGCATTGCACCTACAGTGTTTGGTCACCAAGATATCAAGCGAGCAATCCTGCTTATGCTTTTGGGTGGTATCCATAAGTTTACGCATGAAGGCATCAACTTAAGAGGAGACATTAATGTTTGTATTGTGGGTGATCCCAGCTGCGCAAAATCTCAGTTTCTCAA GTATGCCTCAGGTCTAGTCCCAAGGTCTGTCTACACTTCAGGAAAGTCCTCATCCGCCGCTGGGCTTACCGCGACAGTGGCCAAGGAACCAGAGACTGGTGAATTCTGCATTGAG GCTGGGGCACTAATGCTTGCTGACAATGGCATCTGTTGTATCGATGAATTTGACAAAATGGATGTCAAAGATCAG GTTGCCATACATGAAGCTATGGAGCAACAGACAATAAGCATAACTAAAGCTGGAATTCAAGCAACGCTGAATGCTAGAACTTCAATTTTAGCTGCTGCCAATCCCCAGGGGGGGCGATATGATAAGACTAAACCCTTGAAG TACAATGTGGCTCTTCCTCCTGCAATTCTTTCGAGGTTCGACCTTGTATATGTTATGATTGATGACCCTGATGACCAAACTGATTTCCGCATTGCTCATCATATCGTGAGAGTTCATCAAAAGCACGAAAATGCACTTGCTCCTCCATTTACTACCGGACAGTTGAAACGCTACATCTCATATGCAAAGACTCTGAAACCAAAG CTAACCTCTGAAGCTAGACAATGCTTGGTGGAATCCTATGTTTCACTTCGCAGAGGTGATGCGGCTCCTGGTAGTAGAGTTGCATATCGGATGACCGTGAGGCAACTGGAGGCGCTAATAAGGCTATCAGAGGCAATTGCACGATGTCATTTAGATGCTGAG GTGCATCCCCGGCACGTACGTCTTGCTGTAAGACTGCTAAAGACGTCAATAATCAA CGTGGAATCAAGTGAAATTGATCTGTCAGAGTTTCAGAAAGAGAATCATGAGATTCATGACAATGATGGTAATGACGATGGAGGTCGTGTTTCTAGCCGAGGCCAAAGTCATTCATCCAGTGAAACAGCTCAACCAGAATCTGAAAATAGGG AAAATGGAGAAGGGACTGCTAGCAAGCAAGGAAAGAAACTAGTAATAAGTGATGAATATTTTCAGAGAGTAACCCGTGCACTCATAATGCGACTCAGGCAACATGAAGAGACTGTAAAACAACAAG GGACAGGATTGGCTGGAATGAAGCAGAGGGATTTGATTAAGTGGTATGTTGAACAGCAGAATGAGAAAAATGTTTACAGTTCATCGGACGAGGCAGCTGCCGAATTAACAAAAGTGAAAGCCATTATTGAG AGTTTGATACGAAGAGAAGGCTATTTGATAGTTTTAGATGATGGGAGACAAACGAATGAGGGCGAGACCGAGAGAGCTCCATCAAGACATGATAGGATATTAGATGTGGCTCCAAACTATTCTCTTGACTAA